A genome region from Osmia bicornis bicornis unplaced genomic scaffold, iOsmBic2.1, whole genome shotgun sequence includes the following:
- the LOC114881637 gene encoding uncharacterized protein LOC114881637, with the protein MHSQQTVCIQAHVLTAVSTILPSFSMRTPDWPHIRKLRLADNDFLTPRPVDLIIGADFYGRIIKPNIIKGSPTTPIAQLSIFGWLVIGPVNESHSNTHYSHFAVAQDDQSNLQELLAKFWVQEESPMDILSTLTPEEEECESHFCATHARDHTGRYIVRIPLKAPASLLGNSHKIAQRCLQSTLRRLSKDSTYNQLYVEFMKEYEELGHMVKAPDHKRISSREAENVGPDGEMTLAHDASASGGLRVSSDGSTPQTSAHLQPYYLPHHGVLRLDSSTTKLRVVFNGSKATTSGKSVNDLMHTGANLLLNVTDVLIWLRHYHHIFATDITKMYRQVAVHKDDWDLQRILWIDEDRNVIPYQLTTVTYGTKAAPFLATRALMQLVHDEGHRFPLATPSLTHGRYVDDVFGGADSISELVEVAQQLIALCNAGGFPLAKWHATHPDLLRAVSSSTQSSAPISFDDCTTKLLGIQWMPQTDAFGFSSTLIDQPSKCSKRLVLSEVARIFDPLGFVSPVIVRAKMLLQELWLHKINWDDQLPSQIVSRWFIIREDLKGLAKLTIPRWFNTWNNSTVEIHGFSDASQLAMAAVIYITVSSPSNDSMTSLVCSKTKVAPLKRLTIPRLELSAALLLAKLTKYVQSTLKVKINATHLWTDSQVSLIWIKSQASRWKDYVRNRVIQIQELTPNAHWRHVPGTSNPADCASRGISTDQLQRFELWWKGPPWMARNQDHWPEQKEFSTLTSELEVRPNVSLFASAQKLSYHWDLIYKYSSLIKLYRLTALCFRFASRLKRKLETPPVIIIPSCDMEKAQLFWIHATQHLYFTSEIKTLNTGSTLPATHPFSRLTAFIDSQGTIRVGGRLTNTALSRDGKHPAILPRDAHLSKIIIEDAHKRTFHGGTQLTLAYIRQRYWIIGGRAPVKSHILRCVVYARQRGIRARQMMGQLPLCRVTPSRPFAHTGVDYAGPITMKNSKGRGSKTIKGWICVFVCFSSSAVHLEVVSDYSTEGFLAAYRRFSSRRGIAHKLYSDCGTNFIGAQAELKRLFTSSSQEHRQIASILSADSTPCMFNPPAAPHMGGKWEAVVKSIKYHLRRTIGELLLTFEEFSTLLTQIEAVLNSRPLEPLSDDPDDISALTPGHFLIGSALNTIPEPSLLDVSPGRLSKWQLIQQRVQHFWSQWSRHYLQRLQSISKWHHPSNDIKTGSLVLLTNEHLPPSKWPLARVTEVHPGKNALTRVATLKTATTTLVRPITKLVILPVHHQAELTSAVTSSTSC; encoded by the coding sequence ATGCATTCACAGCAGACTGTCTGCATCCAGGCTCACGTGCTCACAGCCGTATCGACAATCCTGCCATCGTTCTCAATGAGAACTCCGGATTGGCCTCACATTAGAAAATTGAGATTGGCGGACAATGATTTCTTGACACCACGACCAGTCGATTTAATCATTGGAGCGGATTTCTACGGAAGGATCATCAAGCCAAATATCATCAAGGGCTCACCAACAACACCAATTGCTCAACTTTCCATTTTTGGATGGCTCGTCATTGGCCCAGTCAACGAATCACATTCAAATACTCATTATTCACATTTTGCAGTTGCTCAAGACGACCAGAGCAATCTGCAAGAGCTGCTCGCCAAATTCTGGGTTCAAGAGGAATCACCAATGGATATTCTAAGCACGCTCACtccggaggaagaagaatgcgaaTCACATTTCTGTGCGACTCACGCTCGCGATCACACAGGAAGGTACATCGTTCGCATTCCACTCAAGGCACCAGCATCGCTCTTAGGCAATTCACACAAGATTGCTCAAAGATGTCTACAAAGCACTTTGCGACGACTCTCCAAGGATTCAACATACAACCAGCTCTACGTCGAGTTCATGAAAGAGTACGAAGAATTAGGACACATGGTAAAGGCTCCAGATCACAAAAGAATTTCATCAAGAGAGGCTGAGAACGTTGGGCCTGATGGGGAGATGACCTTGGCACATGATGCTTCGGCATCAGGAGGGTTGAGGGTCTCTTCTGACGGCTCAACACCTCAGACCTCTGCTCATCTTCAACCATATTATTTGCCTCACCATGGAGTTCTACGTCTCGACAGTTCAACTACGAAGCTCAGGGTTGTATTCAACGGATCAAAAGCTACGACATCAGGCAAATCAGTCAACGATTTAATGCATACTGGTGCTAATTTGCTCTTGAATGTTACAGATGTTCTAATTTGGCTTCGCCATTATCACCACATTTTTGCCACAGACATCACAAAAATGTATCGCCAGGTAGCAGTTCACAAGGATGATTGGGATCTCCAGCGAATCCTTTGGATCGATGAAGACCGCAATGTCATCCCTTACCAGCTCACAACTGTCACGTACGGTACAAAGGCGGCTCCCTTCCTGGCGACACGAGCACTCATGCAACTTGTTCACGATGAGGGTCATCGATTCCCTCTGGCAACGCCTTCGCTCACACATGGCAGATATGTGGACGATGTCTTTGGAGGAGCAGACTCAATCTCGGAACTTGTGGAGGTCGCTCAACAGCTGATTGCATTGTGCAACGCGGGCGGATTTCCGCTCGCAAAATGGCATGCAACTCACCCAGATCTACTACGGGCTGTTTCGTCATCCACACAATCGTCAGCTCCCATATCATTTGACGACTGCACTACCAAATTACTCGGTATTCAATGGATGCCTCAAACTGACGCATTCGGCTTCTCATCAACTTTGATTGATCAACCAAGTAAGTGTTCAAAACGCCTCGTATTGTCCGAAGTGGCTCGGATATTTGATCCATTAGGTTTCGTCTCACCGGTAATAGTACGAGCAAAAATGCTATTACAAGAACTCTGGCTACACAAAATCAATTGGGACGACCAATTACCGTCTCAAATTGTATCACGATGGTTCATCATCAGAGAAGATCTCAAAGGTTTGGCCAAACTGACAATTCCAAGATGGTTCAACACATGGAACAATTCAACTGTAGAAATTCATGGATTCTCTGATGCTTCTCAACTTGCCATGGCAGCAGTGATTTACATCACTGTCAGCTCTCCGTCCAACGACTCAATGACGTCACTTGTCTGCTCTAAGACAAAAGttgcaccactgaagaggctCACGATACCCAGATTGGAGTTGTCGGCCGCACTCCTACTGGCAaaactcacaaaatatgttcaaTCAACGCTCAAGGTGAAGATCAATGCAACGCACCTGTGGACGGACTCTCAAGTTTCGCTCATATGGATCAAATCGCAAGCATCACGTTGGAAGGATTATGTTCGGAACAGAGTCATTCAGATCCAAGAACTCACTCCAAATGCGCATTGGAGGCATGTTCCAGGTACTTCTAATCCAGCCGACTGTGCTTCCCGAGGCATTTCGACAGATCAACTTCAACGATTCGAGCTTTGGTGGAAAGGTCCTCCATGGATGGCTCGAAATCAAGATCATTGGCCAGAGCAAAAGGAATTCTCAACTTTAACCAGCGAGCTCGAAGTGAGACCCAATGTCTCACTCTTTGCTTCAGCTCAAAAGCTAAGTTATCATTGGGATctcatttacaaatattcatcTCTTATTAAGCTGTATAGACTGACTGCACTTTGTTTCAGGTTTGCCTCACGGCTTAAGAGAAAGCTCGAAACTCCTCCTGTGATCATCATACCATCCTGCGACATGGAGAAGGCGCAGCTCTTCTGGATTCACGCGACTCAACACTTGTATTTCACCAGCGAAATCAAGACGCTCAACACAGGCTCAACCCTGCCTGCAACTCACCCCTTCAGTCGCCTCACCGCCTTCATCGATTCGCAGGGAACAATACGAGTGGGAGGAAGACTCACAAACACAGCGCTCAGCAGGGATGGAAAACATCCAGCGATCCTCCCACGGGACGCTCACCTGTCGAAGATCATCATTGAAGATGCTCACAAGCGAACATTTCACGGAGGAACGCAGCTCACGCTCGCATACATTCGACAACGGTACTGGATCATCGGTGGCAGAGCTCCTGTAAAATCTCACATTTTGAGATGTGTCGTGTATGCTCGTCAGAGGGGGATTCGTGCTCGTCAGATGATGGGTCAACTACCTCTCTGTCGAGTCACACCATCACGACCATTCGCTCACACCGGTGTCGATTATGCAGGACCAatcacaatgaaaaattcaaagggaaGAGGCTCGAAAACAATCAAGGGATGGATCTGCGTGTTCGTATGCTTCTCCTCATCAGCTGTTCACCTCGAGGTTGTCAGCGATTACTCAACCGAGGGATTTCTGGCAGCCTACAGAAGATTCTCATCACGAAGAGGGATCGCTCACAAGCTGTACTCTGACTGCGGTACAAATTTCATTGGAGCACAGGCAGAGCTTAAACGCCTGTTCACGTCAAGTTCACAGGAGCACCGACAGATCGCATCGATTCTGTCAGCTGACAGCACTCCATGCATGTTCAACCCACCAGCTGCTCCTCACATGGGAGGAAAATGGGAAGCTGTGGTGAAATCAATCAAGTACCATCTCAGGAGAACAATTGGTGAGCTCTTACTAACATTCGAAGAGTTTTCCACTCTCCTCACACAGATCGAAGCGGTGCTCAACTCAAGACCATTGGAGCCGCTCAGTGACGATCCCGACGACATTTCTGCGCTCACCCCAGGACACTTCCTCATCGGTTCAGCGCTCAACACGATACCAGAACCCTCACTGCTCGACGTCTCACCAGGTAGATTGTCGAAATGGCAACTGATCCAGCAGAGGGTTCAACACTTCTGGTCTCAGTGGTCTCGACACTACCTGCAGAGACTTCAATCAATCTCAAAGTGGCATCATCCATCGAACGACATCAAGACAGGCTCGTTGGTGCTGCTCACGAACGAGCATCTTCCACCGAGCAAGTGGCCACTCGCAAGAGTGACCGAAGTTCACCCCGGCAAGAATGCCCTCACCAGGGTTGCAACCTTGAAGACTGCAACCACGACTCTCGTCAGACCGATCACCAAGCTTGTCATCCTGCCTGTTCACCATCAAGCTGAGCTCACCTCTGCAGTAACATCATCAACGAGTTGCTGA